The following are from one region of the Pseudomonadota bacterium genome:
- a CDS encoding UbiX family flavin prenyltransferase, translating into MSVDKDQRWIVGVTGASGVRYALRLLQVLPALVQEVHVVFSDAALRVLNDEEELAINTASLCYEKICGSSADNVTFYNARDIGARIASGSMLTTGMVIIPCSMATLGALAHGIPMHLVHRAADVTIKEGRKLIIVPRETPLSQIHLNNLLILSRCGVTIVPAMPAFYNRPQSVEELVDQFVMKVLDSMGVSHNLGRRWQEPPGHPV; encoded by the coding sequence ATGTCGGTAGATAAGGATCAGCGCTGGATCGTTGGGGTCACCGGAGCAAGTGGCGTTCGTTACGCCTTAAGATTGCTGCAGGTATTGCCGGCGCTAGTTCAAGAGGTGCATGTAGTTTTTTCGGATGCGGCGCTTAGGGTTCTTAACGACGAGGAGGAGTTGGCGATTAATACAGCTTCTCTCTGCTACGAAAAGATCTGCGGCTCTAGCGCCGATAACGTAACCTTCTACAACGCGCGCGATATAGGAGCACGCATAGCATCGGGTTCGATGCTTACAACGGGCATGGTTATTATTCCCTGCTCGATGGCGACGCTTGGCGCACTGGCGCACGGTATTCCAATGCACCTCGTGCACCGCGCAGCCGATGTGACTATAAAGGAGGGACGAAAACTCATAATCGTTCCCCGCGAAACGCCCCTTTCTCAGATTCACCTCAATAATCTTTTGATCCTCAGTAGATGTGGTGTGACTATCGTGCCAGCCATGCCTGCTTTCTATAACCGACCGCAATCCGTTGAGGAACTTGTAGATCAGTTCGTTATGAAGGTGCTCGATAGTATGGGGGTCTCTCATAACCTGGGGCGCCGCTGGCAAGAGCCTCCGGGGCACCCGGTGTAA
- the ubiA gene encoding putative 4-hydroxybenzoate polyprenyltransferase — protein sequence MGITARIATWGSLVKFSHSVFALPFALIMVVEIARYHPISLASVMLLLVCIVAARTAAMGFNRIVDRNIDSANPRTAAREIPSGLVPVREAILLTLASGLVFILGAGLLGWHCLLLSPVVLAILLGYSLMKRYTACAHFVLGLALACAPGGVWYALTGIWSLEPLALMGGVLTWVAGFDILYSCQDYEFDCKQGLFSIPARIGIPASLLVAALLHILALGFLALFGVVFDLGLAYWIGLVLFGILLLSQHIAVKRRGIGCINQVFFTRNALASLVLLAAVVVDSL from the coding sequence ATGGGGATTACGGCGCGTATCGCAACTTGGGGCTCCCTGGTTAAGTTCTCACACTCTGTGTTTGCGCTGCCCTTTGCGCTGATCATGGTGGTTGAGATCGCTCGCTATCACCCCATATCACTAGCTTCTGTAATGCTCCTGCTAGTGTGCATCGTGGCGGCAAGAACAGCAGCGATGGGCTTTAATCGGATCGTTGATCGTAATATTGATAGCGCCAATCCACGCACCGCTGCGCGCGAGATCCCAAGCGGTTTAGTGCCAGTTCGTGAAGCGATCTTACTTACACTCGCCAGTGGCCTTGTGTTTATCCTTGGAGCTGGACTCTTAGGTTGGCATTGTCTGCTGCTTTCTCCAGTGGTGTTAGCTATTCTGCTCGGATACTCCCTGATGAAGCGCTACACAGCCTGCGCTCACTTCGTGCTTGGGCTTGCATTAGCGTGCGCCCCAGGGGGTGTCTGGTATGCGCTGACCGGTATCTGGTCGCTAGAGCCGCTAGCCCTTATGGGTGGGGTGTTAACCTGGGTAGCAGGGTTTGATATCCTGTATAGCTGTCAGGATTATGAATTCGATTGCAAGCAAGGACTATTTAGTATCCCCGCGCGCATCGGCATACCGGCCTCACTACTCGTTGCTGCCTTGCTGCATATCCTGGCACTGGGATTTCTAGCGCTCTTTGGAGTAGTCTTTGATTTGGGGCTAGCGTACTGGATCGGGCTCGTGCTTTTCGGAATACTTCTCTTGAGTCAACACATAGCAGTAAAGCGCCGTGGTATCGGGTGTATTAATCAGGTGTTCTTTACCAGAAACGCCTTGGCTAGTTTGGTGCTACTAGCGGCAGTTGTAGTGGATAGCCTTTAA